In Xiphophorus hellerii strain 12219 chromosome 4, Xiphophorus_hellerii-4.1, whole genome shotgun sequence, a single genomic region encodes these proteins:
- the slc30a4 gene encoding putative proton-coupled zinc antiporter SLC30A4 encodes MSGGKLFGKVRSAFRRDRSDWSLSDSAPFDFSDELVEDDEAPKFNKLKVVVSGEMSDYSAGAPSNGVAVSTVVVPPGGGGDEEDDDDSLLDSSSTLGSPGLNMDPCDNCNKKRERIRHRRVMKRLIVAAILYLLFMTGEIIGGYVSNSLAIMTDAVHLLADVVGILFSLLALWLSTKPPTKRFTFGLHRLEVVSAVLSVLLIYILTGFLLYEAVLRTVHQDFDIDGDVMLITAAVGVAVNLIMGFLLNQGGHLHSHGHGHSHGHSHGHGHGHGHGHSHGPAAPSGSHPAGSGQQRPSGSLAVRAAFIHALGDLLQSVGVLIAAYVVRFKPELKLADPICTYIFSVLVLFTTVRIIRDTTVIVLEGVPRHLDTQRIKEDLLKLEDVQSVDELNVWALTADKTAALVHLQLTPSSANNWEDVQAKARHLLLHTYGLTRCTVQVQSHRQRTVRNCAQCQQPSV; translated from the exons ATGTCAGGAGGTAAGCTCTTCGGCAAGGTGCGGTCCGCCTTCAGGAGGGATCGCAGCGACTGGAGCCTGAGCGACTCGGCTCCCTTTGACTTCTCCGACGAGCTGGTGGAAGATGACGAGGCCCCCAAGTTCAACAAGCTGAAGGTGGTCGTCTCCGGAGAGATGTCCGACTACTCGGCCGGGGCTCCGTCCAACGGGGTGGCGGTGAGCACCGTGGTGGTCCCGCCTGGTGGTGGAGGagatgaagaagatgatgatgacTCCCTGCTGGACTCCTCGTCCACTCTGGGCAGCCCTGGTTTGAACATGGACCCATGTGACAACTGCAACAAGAAGAGGGAGAGGATCAGACACAGGAGGGTGATGAAGAGGCTCATCGTTGCAGCTATACTGTACTTGCTGTTCATGACGGGGGAAATTATAG GTGGTTACGTGTCGAACAGTTTAGCAATAATGACTGATGCTGTGCACTTGCTAGCAGATGTGGTTGGTATCTTGTTTTCTCTGCTGGCCCTGTGGCTCTCCACCAAGCCGCCCACCAAGAGATTCACCTTTGGACTACATCGCCTTG AGGTGGTGTCGGCGGTCCTCAGTGTGCTGCTCATCTACATCCTGACGGGCTTCCTGCTGTACGAGGCCGTCCTGAGGACTGTGCATCAGGACTTTGACATAGACGGGGATGTCATGCTCATCACTGCAGCTGTAGGGGTGGCGGTTAATCTTAT aaTGGGTTTTCTGTTAAACCAAGGCGGCCATCTCCACTCTCATGGTCACGGTCATAGTCACGGTCATAGTCACGGTCATGGTCACGGTCATGGTCATGGTCATTCCCACGGTCCGGCTGCTCCCTCAGGTTCACACCCGGCCGGTTCAGGTCAGCAGAGGCCCAGCGGCAGCCTCGCCGTTAGAGCGGCCTTCATCCACGCTTTGGGAGATCTCCTCCAGAGCGTTGGCGTGCTCATAGCTGCTTATGTCGTCCGCTTCAAG CCGGAGCTGAAGCTGGCGGACCCCATCTGCACCTACATTTTCTCAGTTCTGGTCCTCTTCACCACAGTCCGCATTATTCGAGACACAACAGTCATTGTACTGGAAG GTGTTCCCAGACATTTGGACACTCAGCGAATCAAAGAGGACCTCCTGAAGCTGGAGGACGTCCAGTCTGTCGACGAGCTGAATGTTTGGGCTTTGACGGCTGACAAGACCGCAGCGCTGGTGCACTTGCAGCTCA CTCCCTCTAGTGCCAACAACTGGGAAGACGTCCAGGCGAAGGCACGCCACCTGCTGCTTCACACCTACGGCCTCACCAGATGCACGGTGCAGGTCCAGAGCCACAGACAGAGGACAGTACGGAACTGTGCACAGTGTCAGCAGCCCAGCGTCTGA
- the bloc1s6 gene encoding biogenesis of lysosome-related organelles complex 1 subunit 6 has translation MEVEGMEDEGPSSQNELPDLRATQQQQPADLQSSTPAENVCVNQKAVDKLTEGFLSHYLPDLQNSKRALQELTQNQLILLDTLDQEVTKFRECNTLLDLNSLFTEAKIYQNKLVNIRKEMIMLHEKTTKLKKRALKLQQQKQKELLEKEQQRERELERERQLIAKPAKRT, from the exons ATGGAGGTAGAGGGGATGGAAGATGAAGGACCGTCGTCCCAGAATGAACTTCCAG ATCTCCGGGcaacgcagcagcagcagccggcGGATCTGCAAAGCTCCACGCCTGCAGAGAACGTCTGTGTGAATCAGAAAGCAGTGGACAAACTCACCGAGGGTTTCCTCTCCCACTACCTACCAGATCTACAGAACTCTAAACGAGCCCTGCAGGAGCTCAC ACAAAATCAGCTGATACTGTTGGACACACTGGATCAAGAAGTCACCAAGTTCAGAGAGTGCAACACCTTGCTGGACCTCAACTCGCTG TTTACAGAAGCCAAAATTTACCAGAACAAGCTGGTGAACATAAGAAAGGAGATGATCATGCTTCATGAAAAGACAACTAAACTAAAG AAAAGAGctctgaagctgcagcagcagaagcagaaggAGCTGCTGGAGAAGGAGCAGCAGCGTGAGCGGGAGCTGGAGAGGGAGAGGCAGCTCATCGCCAAACCGGCTAAAAGGACGTAG